One Mercurialis annua linkage group LG3, ddMerAnnu1.2, whole genome shotgun sequence DNA window includes the following coding sequences:
- the LOC126673872 gene encoding transmembrane ascorbate ferrireductase 1: MALEMKARPLTFVAHALALAAAIMVLFWCISFRGGLAWEATNKNLIFNLHPVLMLIGLVIIGGQAIMSYKSLPLKKEHKKLVHLTLHGIALILGCIGIYAAFKNHNESGIANLYSLHSWIGITVISLYGIQWIYGFVVFFFPGASAGVRSASLPWHVLFGVFVYILAVANAALGFLEKLTFLENGGIAKYGSEALLVNFTAIVAILYGALVILSALSQAPVEDDYSYSAI, from the exons ATGGCTTTAGAGATGAAGGCACGACCCTTGACATTTGTAGCGCACGCGCTTGCTCTTGCGGCTGCGAttatggttttgttttggtGTATTAGCTTTAGAGGCGGTTTGGCTTGGGAAGCCACAAACAAGAATCTCATCTTCAAT CTTCACCCTGTTCTGATGCTAATTGGACTTGTTATCATAGGAGGCCAAG CTATTATGAGTTACAAAAGTCTTCCTTTGAAGAAAGAACATAAGAAACTGGTGCATCTCACTCTCCATGGAATTGCACTAATCCTTGGCTGCATTGGCATCTACGCTGCTTTCAAGAATCATAACGAAAGCGGCATTGCTAACTTATACAGCTTACATTCCTGGATTGGGATCACCGTCATTTCTCTTTACGGCATTCAG TGGATATATGGGTTCGTTGTGTTTTTCTTCCCCGGAGCATCAGCTGGGGTTAGAAGTGCCTCCCTCCCATGGCATGTATTATTTGGGGTGTTTGTGTACATATTGGCGGTAGCAAATGCAGCACTAGGATTCTTGGAGAAGCTGACATTCCTTGAGAACGGTGGTATTGCCAAATATGGGTCTGAAGCATTACTTGTCAACTTCACTGCCATTGTTGCCATTTTATATGGTGCCCTTGTCATATTGTCGGCACTCAGTCAGGCTCCTGTAGAAGATGATTACAGCTACAGTGCTATATAA